The proteins below come from a single Metarhizium brunneum chromosome 1, complete sequence genomic window:
- the nsmce1 gene encoding Non-structural maintenance of chromosomes element 1, which translates to MDSVLGPDYENSHRAFLQALLAHSTLTFEEAQPVLAAIFNAAGIHESVVRPEQITEDEFKRYIEVASDAASLFDYEVRSIMHQVTKHRVYALVNTQSDPQTQLATTYSPEELAFIKRVLDGMFDKYNTPRMEVLAITEMQAIKFARPPNRRQSHLDPEDSTETQAQLAAADKGLKHSEVEAVMRSLVEGGWFEKSQDGFYAVTPRVLLELRPWLVETYNDPDAEADEWQRIKFCEACKDIVTIGRRCAQPSCTLRLHDMCQDAFWRARRSKNCPKCQKEWTGDRYIGERAVTMTEAYQKGRRRSGGRKSTLADDVIQQQGMEEDVDEDDDEEDEDDET; encoded by the coding sequence ATGGACTCGGTCCTCGGTCCAGACTACGAAAACAGTCACCGAGCATTCCTCCAAGCCCTCCTCGCTCACAGCACGCTCACGTTCGAAGAAGCGCAACCAGTCCTGGCTGCCATATTcaacgccgccggcatcCACGAATCAGTTGTCCGGCCAGAGCAAATCACTGAAGATGAATTCAAGAGATACATCGAAGTAGCCTCTGACGCCGCCTCCCTCTTTGATTATGAAGTGCGCAGCATCATGCACCAAGTCACCAAGCACCGGGTGTACGCTCTCGTAAACACCCAGTCCGACCCCCAGACACAGCTAGCCACGACATACAGCCCCGAAGAACTAGCCTTTATCAAACGTGTCCTTGACGGCATGTTTGACAAATACAACACGCCGCGGATGGAGGTGCTCGCCATTACGGAAATGCAGGCCATCAAATTTGCCAGACCACCCAACCGTCGGCAGAGCCACCTGGACCCCGAGGACTCGACGGAGACGCAGGCGCAATTAGCTGCAGCAGACAAGGGCCTTAAACACAGCGAGGTGGAAGCCGTCATGAGGAGTCTCGTAGAGGGAGGGTGGTTTGAGAAGAGCCAGGATGGCTTCTACGCAGTCACTCCACGAGTGTTGCTTGAGCTACGTCCCTGGCTGGTGGAGACGTACAACGACCCTGATGCTGAGGCAGATGAGTGGCAGCGCATCAAGTTCTGCGAGGCGTGCAAGGATATCGTCACCATCGGGCGGCGGTGTGCCCAGCCCAGTTGCACTTTGAGACTACACGACATGTGCCAGGATGCGTTTTGGCGGGCTAGGAGGTCGAAGAATTGTCCCAAGTGTCAGAAGGAGTGGACGGGAGACCGGTATATTGGCGAGAGGGCAGTGACCATGACGGAGGCGTATCAGAaggggaggagaaggagtGGAGGGAGGAAGAGCACGTTGGCCGACGATGTTATCCAGCAGCAGGGGATGGAGGAGGAtgtggacgaggacgacgacgaggaagacgaggacgacgagacgTGA
- the ash2 gene encoding Set1 complex component, with product MAAETGASTGTDIPKREPTPPTSLGSIPQKRAFDDDHSPAVPSPLNPDVSASELPPPDDASQLKSSKPARAKKDSFKKRETKGGGRDSSPATPDHRSVKDQNNVDSPLRYKLAPPKPSDFELPRGPFMTLHHEVDGLGGRVEFFEASDHVFNKKNFRYTRCIADPLFPSTLYYRQTEPEPFGPRLNYEDAATSVFFDKSGRGVTTDKGFRMARANVAVREGRWYWECKITKGVREAAEAGAKPEGGKHVRMGWARREASLDAPVGFDAYSYGIRDVAGEKVFMSRPKAFFPAGDGIREGDVIGLEIQLPSENMHRKIMSSTYNPAIDAPDDESPPGAEAPNIVRDRVPIRFKAHTYFEKIEYHTTRELEDLMNPSPIGSSSSSSESPNPLHTSPALRTLPNSSIKIYKNGQLIGTAFENLFGFLPPASKPQPQVGAREGLDDGMLGYYPAVSIFRGGAAEVNFGPDFWYPPPEYASAPSGEEDTPESRRKRLRAVSERYKEQIVEDIVYDVIDEVDFWMQDGGGATDTTGVQEKSEAVAAAPGREEIKELVQDD from the exons ATGGCTGCTGAAACCGGAGCCAGCACGGGCACTGATATTCCCAAACGAGAGCCAACTCCTCCCACGTCTCTCGGCTCAATCCCTCAGAAACGCGCCTTCGACGATGATCACAGCCCCGCCGTTCCGTCGCCTCTCAACCCAGACGTCAGTGCCTCTGAGCTACCTCCCCCCGATGACGCGTCGCAGTTGAAGAGCTCCAAACCCGCGCGAGCGAAGAAGGATAGCTTCAAGAAGCGAGAGACCAAAGGAGGCGGCCGTGATAGCTCTCCCGCGACGCCAGATCACAGATCTGTCAAGGACCAGAACAATGTTGACTCTCCTCTACGATACAAATTGGCTCCGCCAAAACCATCCGACTTTGAGCTTCCCCGTGGCCCTTTCATGACATTGCACCACGAGGTAGATGGCTTGGGAGGACGGGTAGAATTCTTCGAGGCCTCTGACCA TGTCTTCAACAAAAAGAACTTTCGCTACACCCGTTGCATTGCCGACCCTCTCTTCCCATCCACCCTATACTACCGACAGACCGAACCCGAGCCGTTCGGACCTCGCTTGAACTATGAAGATGCAGCCACGAGCGTGTTTTTTGACAAGTCAGGACGAGGCGTTACAACCGACAAGGGATTCCGAATGGCTCGTGCCAACGTCGCCGTCAGAGAAGGGCGATGGTATTGGGAATGCAAAATCACAAAGGGGGTGCGAGAAGCCGCTGAAGCCGGCGCGAAACCCGAGGGGGGGAAACACGTTCGCATGGGCTGGGCCCGACGCGAGGCATCGCTGGATGCGCCAGTCGGATTTGACGCGTACAGCTACGGCATTCGCGATGTCGCAGGGGAAAAGGTCTTCATGTCGCGGCCAAAGGCCTTCTTCCCTGCAGGGGACGGCATCCGCGAGGGCGATGTCATCGGTCTCGAGATCCAGCTACCATCAGAGAACATGCATCGAAAGATCATGTCCAGCACGTACAACCccgccatcgacgccccCGACGACGAGTCCCCTCCCGGCGCAGAGGCGCCCAACATCGTTCGAGACAGGGTACCCATCCGCTTCAAAGCTCACACGTACTTTGAGAAGATCGAGTACCACACCACCAGAGAATTAGAGGACCTGATGAACCCGTCACCAATCGGatccagctcgtcgtcgtcagagAGCCCCAATCCTCTGCACACAAGCCCAGCCCTCCGGACCCTCCCCAACTCGAGTATCAAAATATACAAAAACGGCCAGCTAATCGGAACCGCCTTCGAAAATCTCTTCGGTTTCCTGCCCCCGGCATCAAAACCCCAGCCACAGGTCGGTGCCCGAGaaggcctcgacgacggcatgcTCGGCTACTACCCGGCAGTGAGCATCTTTcgcggcggcgcagcagaAGTCAACTTTGGCCCGGACTTCTGGTACCCTCCGCCAGAGTACGCGTCTGCTCCCTCTGGCGAGGAGGACACACCAGAGTCAAGGCGCAAAAGGCTGCGTGCTGTTAGTGAGCGATACAAAGAGCAGATTGTCGAGGACATAGTGTACGATGTCATCGACGAGGTGGACTTTTGGATgcaagatggcggcggcgcgacaGATACGACGGGGGTGCAGGAGAAGAGCGAGGCGGTAGCTGCTGCGCCTGGAAGGGAAGAGATTAAGGAATTGGTGCAAGATGATTGA
- the sre gene encoding GATA-type transcription factor — protein MPPKHRDSSSQRLSSDHDSRARQRHDGSASPGLRTSPSDDGGKSSRGPSPVLTAAESAAKVKSTGGNLPGHGGQVCSNCGTTRTPLWRRSPQGATICNACGLYQKARNTARPTSLKKPPNVVAAGSSRSTPPKPTPSGPKSASNVNSGNYVSAEQMPTGTCPGGGRCNGTGGAEGCNGCPAFNNRVSKTAQLNMMQRSKGCGSRTDLSNSEPVPIDVNALQTQNQDASMVIACQNCGTTITPLWRRDESGHTICNACGLYYKLHGVHRPVTMKKPTIKRRKRVIPAMQDEEMEDMAESPEAPKMEVTPERGTENEDGSINLGTRRRPDAHPLTIEPQPAVMRSSGQVSPLPSTSDLAAYHQRSGYSQSVSSHANEDNRLPPMSSMAAVSERQSSMSPASFLSPRRKRSFSTTDTEVGSNADLVPDSAKRISSIKSILNPTGSGGMNRPGSADMDDYTLPPLRSASGLLNPHVHDVSPSAGSRNDGQGHADKIENERLKAERRLALQREADQMREMLAAKERELMEL, from the exons ATGCCCCCCAAGCATCGCGACTCGTCCTCCCAACGACTGTCGTCTGACCACGATAGCCGTGCGCGAcagcgccatgatggcagtGCCTCCCCTGGTTTGAGAACCAGCCCGTCCGACGATGGCGGGAAGTCGTCGCGAGGACCCAGCCCCGTCCTAACCGCTGCGGAATCCGCCGCAAAGGTCAAATCGACTGGAGGAAACCTTCCCGGTCACGGTGGACAGGTTTGCAG CAACTGTGGAACAACCCGAACACCGCTGTGGAGGAGATCTCCCCAAGGAGCTACGATATGTAACGCGTGTGGCCTCTATCAAAAAGCTAGGAATACAGCCCGGCCGACAAGTCTCAAGAAACCACCGAATGTTGTTGCCGCTGGATCATCCCGCTCTAcgccgccgaagccgacaCCCTCTGGACCCAAGTCAGCCTCGAATGTGAATTCCGGAAATTATGTTTCTGCTGAACAAATGCCTACCGGCACCTGCCCTGGTGGCGGGCGATGTAATGGAACTGGAGGTGCCGAGGGATGTAACGGATGCCCAGCCTTTAACAACAGGGTGTCAAAAACTGCCCAGCTCAACATGATGCAAAGATCCAAAGGCTGCGGAAGTCGAACAGATTTATCCAATTCAGAACCTGTCCCTATTGATGTAAATGCTCTACAAACGCAAAATCAAGATGCATCCATGGTCATTGCCTGCCAAAATTGTGGAACTACTATTACGCCTCTATGGAGAAGGGATGAGAGCGGGCATACTATCTGCAATGCTTGTG GCCTCTATTATAAGTTGCATGGCGTACATCGGCCAGTGACGATGAAGAAACCAACAATCAAACGACGAAAACGAGTCATACCTGCCATGCAGGATGAAGAAATGGAGGATATGGCCGAGTCACCGGAGGCGCCTAAGATGGAGGTAACTCCAGAACGAGGAACTGAAAACGAAGATGGATCAATCAACCTCGGAACCCGACGTCGACCAGATGCACATCCTTTGACGATTGAACCCCAGCCTGCAGTAATGAGATCTAGCGGTCAGGTGTCTCCACTACCGTCAACGTCGGATCTCGCTGCATATCACCAGAGGAGCGGATATTCACAAAGTGTATCGAGCCATGCGAATGAAGATAATCGACTGCCGCCGATGTCGTCCATGGCTGCCGTTTCTGAGCGCCAGTCTTCCATGTCTCCtgcctcttttctttctccgCGAAGAAAGCGTTCATTTTCAACAACAGACACGGAGGTGGGCAGTAACGCTGATCTTGTTCCGGATAGTGCCAAACGGATCTCTTCCATCAAATCTATTCTGAACCCGACAGGCAGCGGTGGAATGAATCGACCTGGTAGCGCCGATATGGACGATTATACACTGCCGCCACTCAGATCTGCCAGTGGACTGTTGAATCCACACGTCCACGATGTGTCCCCGAGTGCGGGGTCACGGAACGACGGACAGGGGCATGCGGACAAAATTGAGAACGAACGTCTCAAGGCAGAGCGCCGATTAGCACTACAGAGAGAAGCGGACCAGATGAGAGAAATgctcgccgccaaggagCGGGAATTGATGGAACTGTGA
- the hbx4 gene encoding Homeobox protein 4: MAFVDEMDEFVNWDKAGACVGTESFSQEATLAGMDDGLDTENIGLVLANVNEDDFSFHALQHFSQNPNPPGADLPMDGTPALDLAEHATNPCAHCASGGFSCKKIQEGRYKGYCTSCVALRVECSFGGAMSDAVDIDAPTSVFPANPWPVMGNHPNTITTQELFPDMAQPNSLPSSALDFLNRSATPADESGNSGAPRPGPPPKIGARFSRESVRILKNWLSTHNRHPYPSDEEKEALQRQTGLNKTQITNWLANARRRGKVQPPRSTSPHVGNWAASIDIPQRRGTPALEAMNPLQRWEHSPPEHEPASVTAIARAVTASSSSALSSGLNSPYSFNYTDDGSSRSLCNQSSTSSLGTSHSSNGSRGSAYSHGSRNSWGSFGSAPFSTRGRRRRRRRAAPKTTNDGTNGLAAPLKTFQCTFCTETFRTKHDWQRHEKSLHLSLERWVCAPDGPRAVNPDSGILSCVFCGLENPDDGHIEAHNHSACQERTLEERTFYRKDHLNQHLRLVHNVKFMDWAMKQWKVATPEIRSRCGFCGIVMDTWTIRVDHLAEHFKTGYSMADWKGDWGFDVPVLDMVENSIPPYLIHHERVSPLPYVASHSPPESPRNAYDLIKLELAYFGANHWEQHHGAPNDDDMRLEGCRIIFASELLSLQGIATQNSWLRDLIMSNADIAQKARFGPLRGAAESRLASLKINGKDNLFEECPMERQLHSFVTAKRLLGLTAMDDELQEEACKIVGRVEEVCTHPSETVANWLLRLVTSSTEWLEPFRRRANLPRSEDVQHQTVRSKDPTSIDSTIHSHSRLERELADYLRQQRSIGHEPTNEDLQRQARIIIYEFDDGWNQTAADSIHWLESFRDRHPEGGSPNNAPTTTTDSYPATTTVASTGPTSCHKSPKSTDEPPNHLIQNDFQHLLSIDRNGRAMPFFLNDANCYRRLAKELRRWVKSTMSPNNPNRHTPTDDELQYQARWILYDDDDPWNQTAADNAEWLQRFKRDVGIAKDPGPGLPKGYSWSLSQGGSGFAPPYAYPKGSVEPFLEDVEVNMRDGAKPFKAGHDAANQFLETLLSENSRPANVFCSRELEAGLVQFVKKNVTDTGRLPTDAAMQMRAKDIINAIETAADDPVLLEKFKAWMKNQLPHALPADDDQTSQQPSLLPMNMDMNITDAELGDILNDMDFDFDVNTLETGLQDQDEESGGVSLFQEPSVYE, from the exons ATGGCCTTCGTTGACGAGATGGACGAGTTCGTCAATTGGGACAAGGCTGGTGCTTGTGTGGGCACAGAAAGCTTCTCCCAAGAAGCAACCCTTGCTGGCATGGACGACGGCCTGGATACAGAAAACATTGGCCTCGTCTTGGCTAATGTGAATGAGGATGACTTCAGTTTCCATGCCTTGCAGCATTTTTCACAAAACCCCAATCCTCCTGGAGCTGACCTGCCCATGGACGGTACACCTGCGTTAGACCTTGCCGAGCATGCTACAAACCCGTGTGCGCACTGTGCCTCGGGAGGCTTTTCCTGCAAAAAGATCCAGGAAGGTCGTTACAAGGGCTACTGTACGAGCTGTGTTGCTCTTCGGGTCGAGTGTAGCTTCGGAGGAGCCATGTCTGATGCAGTCGACATCGACGCTCCTACTAGCGTTTTCCCGGCTAACCCATGGCCCGTCATGGGCAATCATCCGAATACCATCACGACCCAAGAGCTTTTCCCAGATATGGCGCAACCCAACTCACTCCCCTCGTCAGCCTTGGACTTCCTCAACAGGTCGGCTACCCCAGCCGATGAGAGTGGTAATTCCGGGGCCCCTCGACCAGGGCCACCTCCCAAGATTGGGGCTCGGTTCTCTAGGGAATCTGTGAGAATCTTGAAGAATTGGCTGTCTACTCATAATCGACATCCATACCCCAGCgatgaggagaaggaggcaTTGCAACGTCAGACGGGCTTGAATAAGACTCAGATCACCAACTGGCTGGCCAATGCCCGGCGAAGAGGCAAGGTGCAACCGCCTCGTTCAACCTCACCTCATGTTGGCAACTGGGCGGCATCTATCGACATCCCTCAGAGACGCGGGACGCCAGCCTTGGAAGCTATGAACCCTTTACAGCGTTGGGAGCATTCACCTCCCGAGCACGAACCAGCGTCTGTGACCGCCATTGCAAGGGCTGTCAcggcttcttcgtcgtcggccttgtcgtcgggTCTTAACAGTCCCTATAGCTTCAATTATACCGATGACGGCTCAAGCAGGTCGCTTTGCAACCAGTCATCGACTAGCAGTTTGGGTACATCTCACTCCAGCAACGGATCTCGAGGATCTGCATACTCTCATGGATCACGCAACTCTTGGGGATCCTTTGGTTCGGCCCCATTTAGTACCCGTGGACGCCGGAGACGGCGTAGGCGTGCAGCCCCCAAGACCACCAATGACGGTACAAATGGCCTGGCAGCTCCCCTCAAGACTTTCCAGTGCACTTTCTGTACCGAAACGTTCAGAACAAAGCACGACTGGCAACGGCATGAGAAGTCTTTACACTTGTCGTTGGAGCGCTGGGTATGCGCCCCGGATGGCCCTCGTGCAGTCAATCCGGACTCTGGCATTCTTTCCTGCGTCTTTTGCGGGCTCGAAAATCCAGATGATGGCCACATCGAAGCTCACAACCACTCGGCATGCCAAGAGCGAACCCTTGAAGAACGAACATTCTATCGCAAAGATCACCTGAACCAACATTTGCGGTTGGTACACAACGTCAAGTTTATGGACTGGGCTATGAAGCAATGGAAGGTGGCAACACCAGAGATTCGGTCTCGGTGCGGTTTCTGCGGCATCGTCATGGATACATGGACCATCCGAGTTGACCACTTGGCGGAACACTTCAAGACTGGTTACTCCATGGCTGACTGGAAGGGCGACTGGGGTTTCGATGTGCCTGTTCTTGATATGGTTGAGAACTCTATTCCCCCGT ATCTGATTCATCATGAACGCGTATCTCCCCTGCCATACGTAGCTTCTCACTCCCCGCCAGAATCGCCGCGCAACGCCTACGACCTGATCAAACTGGAACTGGCTTACTTCGGCGCCAACCACTGGGAGCAACACCACGGAGCAccaaacgacgacgacatgcgGCTGGAAGGATGCCGTATCATTTTCGCTTCGGAATTATTGTCCCTGCAAGGTATTGCGACACAGAATTCGTGGCTTCGTGATCTCATCATGTCCAACGCGGACATCGCACAGAAGGCAAGGTTTGGTCCGTTACGTGGAGCCGCTGAAAGCAGACTTGCTTCCTTGAAGATTAACGGCAAGGACAACTTATTCGAGGAATGTCCTATGGAACGACAGCTGCATTCCTTTGTCACTGCGAAGCGGCTGTTGGGGCTGACGGCTATggacgacgagctgcaggAAGAAGCATGTAAGATTGTCGGTAGGGTGGAGGAAGTGTGCACCCATCCGTCTGAGACGGTTGCCAATTGGCTCCTACGCTTGGTTACCTCGTCGACTGAATGGCTAGAACCGTTTAGACGTCGGGCCAATTTGCCACGAAGTGAAGACGTCCAGCACCAAACCGTTCGGTCCAAGGACCCAACATCTATCGACTCGACTATCCACAGCCACTCTCGCTTGGAACGGGAGCTGGCAGATTACCTCAGGCAGCAGCGGTCTATTGGACATGAGCCAACGAATGAGGACCTGCAACGACAAGCTCGTATTATCATCTACGAGTTCGATGATGGATGGAACCAAACAGCTGCCGACAGTATTCACTGGCTTGAATCATTCAGAGATCGACACCCTGAAGGGGGTTCCCCCAATAACGCGCCTACCACGACGACAGACTCTTACCCTGCCACAACCACTGTAGCTAGTACCGGACCAACGTCGTGTCACAAATCACCGAAGTCCACTGACGAGCCCCCAAATCATTTGATTCAAAATGACTTTCAACATCTGCTCTCGATTGATAGGAACGGCAGGGCCATGCCTTTCTTTCTGAATGATGCCAATTGCTACCGGCGTCTAGCCAAGGAACTGAGACGTTGGGTTAAGTCGACCATGTCTCCCAACAACCCCAATCGGCACACCCCGACTGACGATGAGCTGCAATATCAAGCACGATGGATTCTATATGATGA TGATGATCCTTGGAACCAGACCGCTGCCGACAATGCTGAATGGCTTCAACGATTCAAACGTGATGTTGGCATTGCTAAGGACCCAGGTCCAGGTCTACCAAAGGGCTACTCGTGGTCACTATCGCAAGGCGGATCGGGGTTTGCGCCGCCATATGCCTATCCCAAGGGCAGCGTTGAACCGTTCCTTGAAGACGTCGAAGTCAACATGCGTGATGGCGCCAAGCCGTTCAAAGCTGGACATGACGCTGCAAACCAGTTTTTGGAAACGTTGCTATCCGAAAATAGCCGCCCGGCAAATGTGTTTTGCTCTCGTGAGCTGGAGGCTGGGCTAGTGCAGTTTGTCAAGAAGAATGTTACAGATACTGGGCGCCTGCCTACGGATGCAGCCATGCAGATGCGTGCAAAGGACATTATCAACGCAATAGAGACAGCGGCCGATGACCCTGTCCTGCTAGAGAAGTTCAAAGCTTGGATGAAGAATCAACTGCCACACGCTCtacccgccgacgacgaccagaCGAGCCAGCAGCCTTCCTTGCTGCCCATGAATATGGACATGAATATTACCGACGCAGAGCTAGGCGATATATTAAACGACATGGACTTTGATTTTGATGTCAATACGTTGGAGACGGGTTTACaagaccaagatgaagaGTCGGGTGGGGTGAGCCTTTTCCAGGAACCATCTGTCTACGAATAA